A single Rubrivivax gelatinosus IL144 DNA region contains:
- a CDS encoding DUF3579 domain-containing protein, translating into MTQIQIKTPRRLYIRGLTTAGRTFRPSDWAERLAGAMSSFRPRSSAIGAHIGYSPYCVPRVVDGVKCVFVSEALKDIEPMAWDFVMNFARDNELQVVDCEPDAAAA; encoded by the coding sequence ATGACGCAGATCCAAATAAAGACGCCGCGCAGGCTGTATATCCGGGGGCTCACGACCGCCGGTCGCACCTTCCGACCGAGCGACTGGGCCGAACGACTGGCTGGCGCGATGTCCAGCTTCCGCCCGCGCAGCAGCGCGATCGGCGCCCACATCGGCTACTCCCCGTACTGCGTTCCGCGCGTCGTCGACGGCGTGAAATGCGTTTTCGTCAGCGAGGCGCTGAAGGACATCGAGCCGATGGCCTGGGACTTCGTGATGAACTTCGCGCGCGACAACGAGCTGCAGGTCGTCGACTGCGAGCCCGACGCGGCGGCGGCTTGA